The following are from one region of the Elgaria multicarinata webbii isolate HBS135686 ecotype San Diego chromosome 13, rElgMul1.1.pri, whole genome shotgun sequence genome:
- the CNR2 gene encoding cannabinoid receptor 2 — MESCKTNAMANVSGCNSSAMPMECYMVLSGAARAVIAVLCCAVGGLCISENSLVLYLIFSSRKIRNKPCYLFISSLALADILASVIFAWSFVHFHVFNRVDSSKEVFLLKLGGVNASFTASLGSLLLMAFDRYICIFKPFRYKVIVTSRRALGALVVLWVSITSLAFLPLLGWNCCSLHSACSELFPFIDNTYLLSWLALVVLLLASIMYTYMHVLWKARKHALYMEKHHAQTGQQNTKMRIDITLAKTLVIVLVVLVLCWSPALALMAYSIFAKLDNSTRKVFAFCSTLCLVNSMVNPAIYALRSRELYSSLRRVCSCRKKMPGMSESNPEAESTQRSIPVENTCNEFVGSSGLRALDA; from the coding sequence ATGGAGAGCTGCAAGACGAACGCCATGGCCAACGTCTCCGGATGCAATTCCAGCGCGATGCCCATGGAATGTTACATGGTCCTCAGTGGGGCAGCTCGGGCCGTCATTGCCGTGCTGTGTTGTGCCGTCGGGGGCCTCTGCATTTCGGAGAACTCCTTGGTGCTGTACCTCATATTTTCTTCCCGAAAAATCCGGAACAAGCCTTGCTACCTCTTTATAAGCAGCCTGGCCCTGGCGGATATCCTAGCCAGTGTGATCTTTGCCTGGAGCTTTGTTCATTTCCATGTTTTCAATCGGGTTGATTCCTCAAAGGAAGTCTTCTTGCTCAAGCTCGGAGGGGTCAACGCATCCTTCACGGCATCTCTCGGCAGCCTGCTGCTGATGGCCTTCGACCGGTACATCTGTATCTTCAAGCCATTCCGGTACAAGGTCATCGTGACGAGTCGAAGGGCGCTGGGGGCTTTGGTGGTGCTGTGGGTCTCCATCACGTCCCTTGCCTTCTTGCCTCTCCTGGGCTGGAACTGCTGCAGCCTCCACTCCGCCTGCTCAGAACTGTTTCCTTTCATCGATAACACCTACCTCCTGAGCTGGCTTGCCTTGGTGGTGCTTCTTCTGGCATCGATCATGTACACCTACATGCATGTCCTCTGGAAGGCCCGCAAGCACGCATTGTACATGGAAAAGCACCATGCCCAAACCGGCCAGCAGAACACGAAGATGAGAATAGACATCACCCTGGCCAAGACCTTAGTGATCGTCCTGGTGGTTCTGGTGCTGTGCTGGTCACCGGCTTTGGCTCTCATGGCCTACAGCATCTTTGCAAAACTGGACAACTCCACTAGGAAGGTGTTTGCTTTCTGTAGTACCCTGTGTCTGGTGAACTCTATGGTCAACCCCGCTATCTACGCCCTACGAAGCAGGGAGTTGTACTCCTCTCTGAGGAGGGTCTGCTCCTGCCGCAAGAAGATGCCGGGCATGTCAGAGAGCAACCCAGAAGCAGAGAGCACGCAGAGGTCCATCCCGGTCGAAAACACTTGCAACGAATTTGTCGGCAGCTCAGGGCTCAGAGCTCTCGATGCATAG